A stretch of Methylogaea oryzae DNA encodes these proteins:
- a CDS encoding NAD(P)/FAD-dependent oxidoreductase, whose amino-acid sequence MDADVLIIGAGPSGSVAASLLKQRGRRVVILEKERFPRFSIGESLLPQCMEFLQEAGMLDAVAAEGFQHKNGAAFSCGGRRAEFDFREKFSAGPGTTYQVPRARFDHALAEAAEAGGVPIHYRHSIVAADFSVPGRARLTSVDAEGAQRDWTAAMVLDASGFGRVLPRLLDLETPSSLSPRQALFTHIEDRIAVADYDRDKILIAIHPQHHEIWYWLIPFSNGRSSLGVVAPQGFLDQRGGEPLALLRQIASEEPRLAELLADSRFDTPANRIGGYSANVKSLYGQGYALLGNAGEFLDPVFSSGVTIALKSASLAAPLVERQLQGLPVDWQVEYEQALRKGIEVFRAYVEAWYDGRFQRLIFEENQLASVKAMISSILAGYAWDEANPMTQRSAKKIEAMAEMCLPL is encoded by the coding sequence ATGGACGCGGATGTATTGATTATCGGCGCCGGCCCGTCCGGCAGCGTGGCGGCCAGCCTGTTGAAGCAACGGGGCCGCCGCGTGGTGATCCTGGAGAAAGAGCGGTTTCCGCGTTTCTCCATCGGCGAAAGCCTGCTGCCCCAGTGCATGGAATTTCTGCAGGAGGCGGGGATGTTGGATGCGGTGGCGGCGGAAGGCTTCCAGCACAAGAACGGCGCGGCCTTTTCCTGCGGCGGCAGGCGGGCGGAATTCGATTTCCGGGAAAAATTCAGCGCCGGCCCGGGCACCACCTACCAAGTGCCGCGCGCCCGCTTCGACCACGCGCTGGCCGAGGCCGCCGAGGCCGGCGGCGTGCCGATCCATTACCGCCACAGCATCGTCGCCGCCGACTTCTCCGTCCCCGGCAGGGCGCGCCTGACCAGCGTCGATGCCGAGGGCGCGCAGCGGGACTGGACCGCCGCCATGGTGCTGGACGCCAGCGGCTTCGGCCGGGTCCTGCCGCGCTTGCTCGACCTGGAAACGCCCTCGTCGCTGTCGCCGCGCCAGGCGCTGTTCACCCACATCGAGGACCGTATCGCCGTGGCCGATTACGACCGCGACAAGATCCTCATCGCCATCCATCCCCAGCACCACGAAATCTGGTATTGGCTGATCCCTTTCAGCAACGGCCGCAGCTCCCTCGGCGTGGTGGCGCCGCAAGGATTTCTTGACCAACGCGGCGGCGAGCCGCTGGCGCTGTTGCGGCAAATCGCCTCGGAGGAGCCGCGTCTGGCCGAATTGCTGGCGGATAGCCGCTTCGACACCCCGGCCAACCGTATCGGCGGCTATTCCGCCAACGTCAAAAGCCTGTACGGCCAGGGCTACGCCTTGCTGGGCAATGCCGGGGAGTTTCTCGATCCGGTGTTTTCCTCCGGCGTCACCATCGCCTTGAAATCCGCCTCCCTGGCCGCGCCCCTGGTGGAGCGGCAGTTGCAAGGCCTGCCGGTGGACTGGCAGGTGGAATACGAGCAGGCCCTGCGCAAGGGCATCGAGGTGTTCCGCGCCTACGTGGAGGCCTGGTACGACGGGCGCTTCCAACGGCTGATTTTCGAGGAAAACCAGCTGGCCAGCGTCAAGGCTATGATCAGTTCCATCCTGGCCGGTTACGCCTGGGACGAGGCCAATC
- a CDS encoding AMP-binding protein: MWSDVRELARRLPERPSMFNLCENRYLFCVSLLAAAWRGQACLLPPSSQAAVLREIADDYPGAYVAAEREAQAAGLPWFEVAATQSGAAAPEPDYDWRHPAVIAFTSGSGGRPKPCVHSLGTFRTSALMALSSLGLGQQPRLLLSTTPPQHMYGLETSVFWPLFSRLVLHDGKPFFPEDIRRIAANAPWPALLASTPTHLRALVKAPGSWDEIAGVISATDALPEQLAGQIKTALGRSPHEIYGSTETLSFANREPLRDSLWRPYAGARLIPDAAGQTRLESPHLPDPVWLQDDLRIEPDGRFNLLGRQQDMVKIGGKRASLAELNRRLKDIDGVEDGFCYLQETETGEGRLAAVVVGTADKQSVRQGLRPYVDEVFLPRRVHFAESLPRNAVGKLTKAELERFLANLA; the protein is encoded by the coding sequence TTGTGGTCCGACGTGCGGGAATTGGCGCGGCGGCTGCCCGAGCGGCCCTCGATGTTCAACCTGTGCGAAAACCGCTACCTGTTTTGCGTCAGCCTGTTGGCGGCGGCGTGGCGGGGACAGGCTTGCCTGCTGCCGCCCTCAAGCCAGGCGGCGGTGCTGCGGGAAATTGCGGACGATTATCCCGGCGCCTATGTGGCCGCCGAGCGGGAGGCGCAAGCGGCCGGCCTGCCCTGGTTCGAGGTGGCGGCAACCCAATCCGGAGCCGCCGCCCCGGAACCCGATTACGACTGGCGACACCCCGCCGTCATCGCCTTCACCTCGGGCAGCGGCGGCAGGCCCAAGCCCTGCGTCCACAGCCTCGGCACGTTCAGGACCTCGGCCCTGATGGCGCTGTCCAGCCTGGGCCTCGGACAACAACCGCGGCTGCTGCTGTCCACCACGCCGCCGCAACATATGTACGGCCTGGAAACCTCGGTGTTCTGGCCGCTGTTTTCCCGGCTGGTGCTGCACGACGGCAAGCCTTTCTTCCCCGAGGACATCCGCCGCATCGCGGCAAACGCCCCCTGGCCCGCCCTGCTGGCCTCCACGCCCACCCACCTGCGCGCCCTGGTCAAGGCACCCGGTTCCTGGGACGAAATCGCCGGCGTGATTTCCGCCACCGACGCCCTGCCCGAGCAGCTCGCCGGTCAAATAAAAACCGCCCTGGGGCGGTCTCCACACGAAATTTATGGTAGCACGGAGACTCTTTCATTCGCCAACCGCGAACCCTTGCGCGACAGCCTGTGGCGGCCCTACGCCGGCGCCCGGTTGATCCCCGACGCAGCCGGCCAAACCCGCCTGGAATCGCCCCACTTGCCCGACCCGGTTTGGCTGCAAGACGACTTGCGCATCGAGCCGGACGGCCGCTTCAACCTGCTGGGCCGGCAGCAGGATATGGTCAAGATCGGCGGCAAGCGCGCCTCCCTGGCCGAACTGAACCGGCGGCTCAAGGACATCGACGGGGTGGAAGACGGCTTTTGCTACCTGCAGGAAACCGAAACCGGCGAAGGCCGCCTCGCCGCCGTGGTGGTGGGAACGGCGGACAAGCAAAGCGTCCGCCAAGGCTTGCGGCCCTACGTGGACGAAGTGTTCCTGCCGCGCAGAGTGCATTTCGCCGAGTCGCTGCCGCGCAACGCGGTGGGCAAACTGACCAAAGCCGAATTGGAAAGGTTTTTGGCGAATTTGGCGTGA
- a CDS encoding type II toxin-antitoxin system VapC family toxin: MRFVLDNSVAMRWLFGDGSPEDLSYATHVLQRMAQDGAEALVPAIWALEAGNVIARAEAKGWLKEARSAEFLGLIQQMAITADSATFAQGLGDTLQLARRYNLSAYDASYLELALREGLPLATLDSGLRDAVQRAGVGLFE, from the coding sequence ATGCGTTTCGTGTTGGACAACTCGGTAGCCATGCGTTGGCTATTCGGCGACGGATCGCCTGAGGATTTGTCCTATGCCACGCACGTCCTGCAACGCATGGCACAGGACGGCGCCGAAGCGCTGGTGCCGGCCATCTGGGCGCTGGAGGCCGGCAACGTGATAGCGAGAGCGGAAGCCAAGGGGTGGTTGAAGGAGGCGCGCAGCGCCGAATTTCTCGGACTCATCCAACAAATGGCGATTACCGCCGATTCCGCCACTTTCGCCCAAGGCCTGGGCGACACGCTCCAACTTGCCCGCCGTTACAATCTATCCGCCTACGATGCGTCCTACTTGGAGCTGGCGTTGCGGGAAGGTTTGCCGTTGGCCACGCTGGATAGCGGCCTGCGAGATGCTGTACAACGAGCCGGCGTCGGCCTGTTCGAATGA
- a CDS encoding type II toxin-antitoxin system Phd/YefM family antitoxin encodes MTTEIGAYEAKTHLPELLRNVQAGQHFIITHRGSPVAELAPTGSSAKRKAGQAALRMQDFMRESAGAEGVDIKALLEEGRD; translated from the coding sequence ATGACGACGGAAATTGGGGCTTATGAGGCTAAAACCCACTTACCGGAGCTATTGCGCAACGTTCAAGCGGGCCAGCACTTCATCATCACCCATCGAGGATCGCCCGTGGCGGAGCTGGCTCCCACCGGCTCGTCCGCCAAGCGCAAGGCCGGGCAAGCCGCGCTGCGCATGCAGGACTTCATGCGCGAGTCGGCAGGGGCCGAGGGCGTGGACATCAAAGCGTTGCTGGAAGAAGGCCGCGATTGA
- a CDS encoding phytoene desaturase family protein has product MRGIHRESKQEAYDVAIVGAGIGGLSTAALLAKAGKSVLVVERHDRPGGYAHGFKRRGFQFDSGVHLVSGCGAEGYRNGSTIHRIGRAAGLDTEALFLPVPDYARAVYPEFEVPLRAGEAAFVDGLAERFPREKDRLLELMRLCRALAEEAMLAEEVLAQGRGSRVSPAQALPNLLRYRRASLAEALDEFLADPRLKSVCASLWPYLGLPPGRLSFLYWASMMAGYTYEGGYYCRGSFQNYANQLAAAVEKQGGEVLLNSSVRRIRVEQGRACGIVLENGQVIRAGAVVSNADARQTAELLVGREHLPDGHWQGLEQLTPSLSVFVTYIASDYPFAERGHAHESFFYDSFDHEQGYALTQAGRPNWFSATLPCLADPSLAPAGQHVLLLTTLCPFDVGQSWRQAKAGFERQLLEKAESRFPGLNGRLLLVESGSPRTLERYTLNRQGAAYGYAPTPEQIGPNRPGVRGALPGLYHTGHWTRPGGGIAGVSISAQLAAQAVLDIPRQEDFWRSLGVEA; this is encoded by the coding sequence ATGCGCGGCATCCACCGGGAATCCAAACAAGAAGCCTACGACGTGGCCATCGTCGGCGCCGGCATCGGCGGCTTGAGCACGGCGGCCTTGCTGGCGAAGGCGGGAAAATCGGTGCTGGTGGTGGAACGGCACGACCGGCCCGGCGGTTACGCCCACGGCTTCAAGCGGCGGGGCTTCCAGTTCGATTCGGGCGTGCACTTGGTCAGCGGCTGCGGCGCGGAGGGCTACCGCAACGGCAGCACCATCCACAGGATCGGCCGGGCGGCGGGGCTGGACACCGAAGCCTTGTTTCTGCCCGTTCCCGACTATGCCCGGGCGGTCTATCCGGAGTTCGAGGTGCCGTTGCGGGCGGGCGAAGCGGCTTTCGTCGACGGCCTGGCCGAGCGTTTTCCCCGGGAAAAAGACCGGCTGTTGGAACTGATGCGCCTGTGCCGGGCGCTGGCGGAAGAGGCCATGCTGGCGGAGGAAGTGCTGGCGCAAGGCCGCGGCAGCCGCGTCTCGCCGGCGCAGGCCCTGCCCAACCTGTTGCGCTACCGGCGCGCCAGCCTGGCCGAGGCGCTGGACGAGTTCCTCGCCGATCCGCGCCTGAAGAGCGTATGCGCTTCGCTGTGGCCGTACCTGGGCCTGCCGCCCGGCCGACTGTCCTTCCTCTACTGGGCCAGCATGATGGCGGGCTATACCTACGAGGGCGGCTACTACTGCCGCGGCAGTTTCCAGAACTACGCCAACCAGCTGGCCGCCGCCGTGGAGAAACAGGGCGGCGAAGTGCTGCTCAACTCCAGCGTGCGCCGCATCCGGGTGGAGCAAGGCCGGGCCTGCGGCATCGTGCTGGAAAACGGCCAGGTCATCCGCGCCGGGGCGGTGGTGTCCAACGCCGACGCGCGCCAGACGGCGGAGCTGTTGGTCGGGCGGGAGCATTTGCCGGACGGCCATTGGCAAGGATTGGAACAGCTCACCCCCTCCCTGTCGGTGTTCGTCACTTACATCGCCAGCGACTATCCCTTCGCCGAACGGGGCCACGCCCACGAGTCGTTCTTCTACGACTCCTTCGACCACGAACAAGGCTACGCCCTCACCCAGGCGGGCCGGCCCAACTGGTTCTCCGCCACCCTGCCCTGCCTGGCCGATCCGTCCCTGGCGCCGGCCGGCCAACACGTCCTGCTGCTGACTACCCTTTGCCCGTTCGACGTGGGCCAGTCCTGGCGGCAGGCCAAGGCGGGCTTCGAACGACAGCTGCTGGAAAAAGCCGAGTCGCGTTTCCCCGGCCTCAACGGCCGCCTGCTGCTGGTGGAATCGGGCTCGCCCCGCACGTTGGAGCGCTACACCCTCAACCGCCAGGGCGCCGCCTACGGCTACGCGCCCACCCCGGAACAGATCGGCCCCAACCGCCCCGGCGTGCGCGGCGCCCTGCCCGGCCTGTACCACACCGGCCACTGGACCCGCCCCGGCGGCGGCATCGCCGGCGTCAGCATTTCCGCTCAACTGGCCGCCCAGGCGGTGCTCGACATCCCCCGCCAGGAGGATTTCTGGCGGTCCCTGGGCGTGGAGGCTTAG
- a CDS encoding YhjD/YihY/BrkB family envelope integrity protein, giving the protein MPRKRLAAAVRSSQALRRRCRRLWASHGAGRWLRAIIREATEEQLDLRAMSLVYTTLLSLVPLLAVSFSVLKSFGIHNQLQPFLSELFKPLGPQGGELTSRIIGFVENMNVGVLGSLGVAMLFYTVGSMLEKTEAAFNHIWHAKSSRGIARRFSDYLSVVLVGPVLVFSAIGIMASMAASQTAQSLLNRELFGGVYLLLGVVAPYALIVAAFTFIYLFLPNTRVAFRSALTGGACAGLAWKALGWGFAEFVAGSANYDAVYSSLAIAVLFMMWLYLSWLVILLGGRVAFLHQYPAYLAFERRRPTLGNRQKEWAGLAMMLLIAERFARGQRPWTLEALCQHLRLPVDAARELLRELVRHGLLFCMDNGEESYLPAKDLAAVSPRDVYQAIRGEAAASHGIQDAPVELASRLCGQAEAAGLEALEQRSLLQLIEAGGG; this is encoded by the coding sequence GTGCCGCGCAAACGCTTGGCCGCCGCCGTTCGCTCGAGCCAGGCGCTGCGTCGCCGCTGCCGGCGCCTTTGGGCCAGCCATGGCGCCGGCCGCTGGCTGCGCGCCATCATCCGCGAGGCGACCGAGGAGCAGCTGGACCTGCGCGCCATGAGCCTGGTCTACACCACGCTGCTGTCCCTGGTGCCGCTGCTGGCGGTGAGTTTCTCGGTGCTGAAATCCTTCGGCATCCACAACCAGCTGCAACCGTTCCTGTCGGAGCTGTTCAAGCCGCTGGGGCCGCAAGGCGGGGAGCTGACGTCGAGGATCATCGGCTTCGTGGAGAACATGAACGTCGGCGTGCTGGGCAGTCTGGGCGTCGCCATGTTGTTCTACACGGTGGGTTCCATGCTGGAGAAAACCGAGGCGGCCTTCAACCACATCTGGCATGCCAAGTCGTCCCGGGGCATCGCGCGCCGCTTCAGCGACTACCTGAGCGTGGTGCTGGTGGGGCCGGTGCTGGTGTTCTCCGCCATCGGCATCATGGCGTCCATGGCCGCGTCGCAAACCGCCCAGAGCCTGCTCAACCGCGAGCTGTTCGGCGGCGTCTACCTGCTGCTGGGCGTCGTCGCGCCCTATGCCCTCATCGTGGCGGCGTTCACTTTCATCTACCTGTTCCTGCCCAACACCCGGGTGGCGTTCCGTTCCGCCCTCACCGGCGGCGCCTGCGCCGGCCTGGCCTGGAAAGCCCTGGGCTGGGGCTTCGCCGAATTCGTCGCCGGCTCCGCCAATTACGACGCCGTATACTCCAGCCTGGCCATCGCCGTCCTGTTCATGATGTGGTTGTACCTGAGCTGGCTGGTGATATTGCTGGGCGGCCGGGTGGCTTTCCTGCACCAGTATCCGGCCTATCTCGCCTTCGAACGCCGCCGCCCCACCCTCGGCAACCGCCAGAAGGAATGGGCGGGATTGGCGATGATGCTGTTGATCGCCGAGCGCTTCGCGCGAGGGCAGCGGCCGTGGACGCTGGAGGCGTTGTGCCAGCACCTGCGCTTGCCCGTCGACGCCGCCCGCGAACTGCTGCGCGAACTCGTCCGGCACGGCTTGCTGTTCTGCATGGACAACGGCGAGGAGTCCTACCTGCCGGCCAAGGACCTCGCCGCCGTCAGCCCGCGCGACGTTTACCAGGCCATACGCGGCGAAGCGGCCGCGTCCCACGGAATACAGGATGCACCCGTCGAACTGGCGTCGCGGCTTTGCGGGCAAGCGGAGGCCGCCGGCTTGGAGGCCTTGGAGCAGCGCTCGCTGTTGCAGTTGATCGAGGCCGGCGGCGGCTAA
- the lipB gene encoding lipoyl(octanoyl) transferase LipB: MSPTSKNPLHLRRLGRRDYQDTWQAMRAFTDARGADTPDEIWIVEHPPVYTQGVAGKPEHVLDAGDVPLLRSDRGGQVTYHGPGQLVLYTLLDLRRLNLSVKVLVQMLEQAVIAALAQYGIRAEPREGAPGVYVDGAKIASLGLRVRQGGCYHGLSLNVDMDLGPFGRINPCGYAGLAVTQLADLGVSARYDDPAAPIIQWLARALGYGTFVFAGDGLPGDD; this comes from the coding sequence ATGTCGCCAACGTCTAAAAACCCCCTGCACCTACGCCGCCTCGGCCGCCGCGATTACCAGGACACCTGGCAAGCCATGCGCGCCTTCACCGACGCGCGGGGTGCCGACACCCCCGACGAAATCTGGATCGTCGAACACCCGCCGGTGTATACCCAGGGCGTGGCTGGCAAGCCCGAGCACGTGCTGGACGCCGGCGACGTCCCCCTGCTGCGCAGCGATCGGGGCGGCCAGGTCACTTACCACGGCCCCGGCCAGTTGGTGCTTTATACGCTGCTGGACTTGCGCCGGCTGAACCTGAGCGTGAAGGTGCTGGTGCAAATGCTGGAACAGGCGGTGATCGCCGCCCTGGCCCAATACGGCATCAGAGCGGAACCGCGGGAAGGCGCGCCCGGCGTCTACGTGGACGGCGCGAAAATCGCGTCCCTGGGCCTGCGGGTGCGCCAAGGCGGTTGCTACCATGGCCTCAGCCTGAACGTGGACATGGATTTAGGTCCCTTCGGCCGCATCAACCCCTGCGGCTACGCCGGCCTGGCCGTGACGCAGTTGGCCGATTTGGGCGTGTCCGCCCGTTACGACGACCCGGCCGCGCCGATCATCCAATGGCTGGCGCGGGCGCTGGGTTATGGGACGTTCGTGTTCGCCGGGGACGGGCTGCCCGGCGACGATTAG
- the mgtE gene encoding magnesium transporter → MAEANNTQSEEKLKQHLEQVLELLNKQRLEEAVVQQQAMPRHQLVETLLHKQQQAALKHKLDQLHSADIAYILEALPLEQRLLVWNLVKSELDGQILLDVSDAVRETLISDMDRHELLSATEQLDTDEIADLAPVLPEEVMQELLESLNHQNRARLESVLGHEEDTVASLMDFGMVTIREDITLGVVLRYLRRRGELPEHTDKLFVVDKQNLLRGVLPLQRLLVNSPDAPVADIMSRDVVSFQLDADAEDAARAFERYDLLSAPVVDRENRLQGRIGVDAILDHIREKSKEDMLAQAGLLEEEDLFSSVWKSAKNRWFWLAVNLVTAFLSTRVIGLFENTIAHIVALASLMPIVAGIGGNTGTQTSTLIVRSLALDLITPANAGRLIAKELSIGFLNGAVWGTVIGLFAWGLYGDERLALVMASAMMLNLLLAAMVGLAVPLMRHKLHLDPAMGTSVLLTAITDGMGFFIFLGLATVFLL, encoded by the coding sequence ATGGCTGAAGCGAACAACACCCAGTCCGAAGAAAAGCTGAAACAGCACCTGGAGCAGGTCCTCGAACTGCTCAACAAGCAGCGGTTGGAAGAGGCCGTGGTGCAACAGCAAGCCATGCCGCGCCACCAATTGGTGGAAACTTTGCTGCACAAGCAGCAGCAGGCCGCGCTCAAACACAAGCTCGACCAGCTCCACTCCGCCGACATCGCCTATATCCTGGAAGCGCTGCCCCTGGAGCAGCGTTTGCTGGTGTGGAACCTGGTCAAGTCGGAACTGGACGGCCAGATCCTGTTGGACGTGTCCGACGCCGTGCGGGAAACGCTCATTTCCGACATGGACCGGCACGAGCTGCTCAGCGCCACCGAGCAGCTGGACACGGACGAAATCGCCGACCTGGCGCCGGTGTTGCCCGAAGAGGTGATGCAGGAGCTGCTGGAGTCCTTGAACCACCAAAACCGCGCCCGTTTGGAGTCGGTGTTGGGCCACGAGGAGGACACGGTGGCGTCGCTGATGGACTTCGGCATGGTCACCATCCGCGAAGACATCACCCTGGGCGTGGTGCTGCGTTATTTGCGCCGCCGCGGCGAGCTGCCGGAGCACACCGACAAGCTGTTCGTGGTGGACAAGCAAAACCTGCTGCGCGGCGTGCTGCCCTTGCAAAGGCTGCTGGTCAATTCGCCCGACGCGCCGGTGGCGGACATCATGAGCCGCGACGTGGTCAGCTTCCAGTTGGACGCCGACGCGGAAGACGCCGCCCGCGCCTTCGAACGCTACGATCTGTTGTCCGCCCCGGTGGTGGACCGGGAAAACCGCCTGCAAGGCCGTATCGGCGTGGACGCCATCCTCGATCACATCCGCGAAAAGTCCAAAGAAGACATGCTGGCCCAGGCCGGCCTGCTGGAGGAAGAAGACCTGTTCTCCAGCGTGTGGAAGTCCGCCAAGAACCGTTGGTTCTGGCTGGCCGTCAACCTGGTCACGGCTTTCCTCAGCACGCGCGTCATCGGCCTGTTCGAAAACACCATCGCCCACATCGTCGCCCTGGCTTCCCTCATGCCCATCGTTGCCGGCATCGGCGGCAACACCGGCACGCAAACCAGCACCCTCATCGTGCGCTCCCTGGCGCTGGACCTGATCACCCCGGCCAACGCCGGCCGGCTTATCGCCAAGGAGCTGTCCATCGGTTTCCTCAACGGCGCGGTGTGGGGCACCGTCATCGGCCTGTTCGCCTGGGGCTTGTACGGCGACGAGCGACTGGCCTTGGTGATGGCCTCGGCCATGATGCTCAACTTGCTGCTGGCCGCCATGGTCGGCCTGGCCGTGCCGCTGATGCGCCACAAGCTGCACCTGGACCCGGCCATGGGCACCAGCGTGCTGCTTACCGCCATCACCGACGGCATGGGCTTTTTCATCTTCCTCGGCCTGGCCACGGTGTTTTTGCTGTAA
- a CDS encoding YbeD family protein produces the protein MSEAAQPLLTFPCDFPIKAMGRDGEGFEATVLELVRRHAPDLRENAVAIRPSRNGRYLSVTVTVRAVSQEQLDAIYRELSSSEAVLMAL, from the coding sequence ATGAGCGAAGCGGCCCAACCGCTGTTGACTTTTCCCTGCGACTTTCCCATCAAGGCCATGGGCCGGGACGGGGAAGGCTTCGAGGCGACGGTGCTGGAATTGGTGCGCCGCCACGCGCCCGACCTGCGGGAAAACGCCGTGGCGATTCGCCCCAGCCGCAACGGCCGTTACCTGTCCGTGACGGTGACCGTGCGCGCCGTCAGCCAGGAGCAGCTGGACGCCATCTATCGTGAATTGTCTTCCAGCGAGGCCGTGCTGATGGCGCTTTAA
- a CDS encoding aminotransferase class IV, producing MPDVYLNGRFLPLDQAQVSVLDRGFLFADGVYEVIPVYGGRMLRWSEHWRRLEASLAGIRMAPPLSMDELENALQRLIDGEHDQYVYLQITRGYAGKRDHALPAQYQPTVFAMCSPIVSFDRAAGIKAVVLDDIRWKLCHIKSIALLGNILLRQEAVDQGAAEAILARDGLVTEAAAANVFALLDGVLVTPPKGPELLPGITRDLILEIAQENGIAAREGDISLDVLRSAEEIWVTSSTREIVPVIELDGKPVGNGQAGAAWRRMDALYQDFKAKARRGQ from the coding sequence ATGCCCGATGTTTACCTGAACGGCCGCTTCCTGCCCCTGGACCAAGCTCAGGTGTCGGTGCTGGATCGCGGTTTCCTGTTCGCCGACGGCGTCTACGAAGTGATCCCGGTTTATGGCGGGCGCATGTTGCGCTGGTCGGAACACTGGCGCCGCCTGGAGGCCAGCCTGGCGGGCATCCGCATGGCTCCGCCGTTGTCCATGGACGAGTTGGAAAACGCGCTGCAGCGCCTCATCGACGGCGAGCACGACCAGTACGTCTACCTGCAGATCACCCGCGGCTACGCCGGCAAGCGCGACCATGCCCTGCCGGCCCAATACCAGCCGACGGTGTTCGCCATGTGCTCGCCCATCGTGTCCTTCGACCGCGCCGCCGGCATCAAGGCCGTGGTGCTGGACGACATCCGCTGGAAGTTGTGCCACATCAAATCCATCGCCTTGCTGGGCAACATCCTGCTGCGCCAGGAAGCGGTGGACCAAGGTGCGGCGGAGGCCATCCTGGCGCGCGACGGCCTGGTGACCGAAGCCGCCGCCGCCAACGTGTTCGCCTTGCTCGACGGCGTGCTGGTGACGCCCCCCAAGGGGCCGGAACTGCTGCCGGGCATTACCCGCGACCTGATTCTGGAAATCGCCCAGGAAAACGGCATTGCCGCCCGCGAGGGCGATATCTCCTTGGATGTCCTGCGAAGCGCCGAGGAAATCTGGGTGACCAGTTCCACCCGCGAGATCGTGCCGGTGATCGAACTGGACGGCAAGCCGGTGGGCAACGGCCAGGCCGGCGCGGCCTGGCGGCGCATGGATGCGCTGTACCAGGACTTCAAGGCTAAGGCGCGGAGGGGGCAATGA
- a CDS encoding D-alanyl-D-alanine carboxypeptidase family protein: MQIMIPAAPELPAKAYYVEDFHSGRVLVESNADERLPPASLTKIMTAYVVFRELGNGNLKLTDLVTISQKAWHTEGSRMFIEVGKKVPVEDLIKGMIIQSGNDASVALAEHIAGDETIFAQMMNQQAERLGMKNSHFINSHGDVTPEVQAQHYTTARDMSIVTHAIIREYPQYYKWHSQKEFFFNGIKQMNRNKLLWRDETVDGVKTGHTEAAGFCLVASALRDGMRLISVVLGTKSDEARASSNQALLNYGFRFFETRPLYKAGEKLAEAKVWKGAESAAPMGLREDLYVTIPRKQYEKLKATMDMDKEIAAPIAKGQVLGRVNIYLNDEVITQAPLVALADVAAGGIFRRMMDNIRMIMH; the protein is encoded by the coding sequence ATGCAGATCATGATCCCCGCCGCGCCCGAGTTGCCCGCCAAAGCCTATTACGTCGAGGATTTCCACAGCGGCCGGGTGCTGGTCGAGTCCAATGCCGACGAACGCTTGCCGCCGGCCAGCCTTACCAAGATCATGACGGCTTACGTGGTGTTTCGCGAGCTGGGCAACGGCAACCTCAAACTCACCGACCTGGTCACCATCAGCCAGAAGGCCTGGCACACCGAAGGCTCGCGCATGTTCATCGAGGTGGGCAAAAAAGTGCCGGTGGAAGACCTCATCAAGGGCATGATTATCCAATCCGGCAACGACGCCAGCGTCGCCCTGGCCGAACACATCGCCGGGGACGAGACCATTTTCGCCCAGATGATGAACCAGCAGGCCGAGCGCCTGGGCATGAAGAACTCCCATTTCATCAACAGCCACGGCGACGTGACGCCGGAAGTCCAGGCGCAGCACTACACCACCGCCCGCGACATGTCCATCGTCACCCACGCCATCATCCGCGAGTATCCCCAATACTATAAGTGGCATTCGCAGAAGGAGTTTTTCTTCAACGGCATCAAGCAGATGAACCGCAACAAATTGTTGTGGCGCGACGAGACCGTGGACGGCGTGAAGACCGGGCACACGGAAGCCGCCGGTTTCTGCCTGGTGGCGTCGGCGTTGCGCGACGGCATGCGTTTGATCTCGGTGGTGTTGGGCACCAAGAGCGACGAAGCCCGCGCTTCCTCCAACCAAGCCCTGCTCAACTACGGTTTCCGTTTCTTTGAAACGCGGCCGTTGTACAAGGCGGGCGAGAAGCTGGCCGAGGCCAAGGTGTGGAAAGGCGCGGAGTCCGCGGCGCCCATGGGATTGCGCGAAGACTTGTATGTGACCATTCCGCGCAAGCAGTACGAAAAGCTGAAGGCCACCATGGACATGGACAAGGAAATCGCCGCGCCCATCGCCAAGGGCCAGGTGCTGGGCCGGGTGAACATTTACCTGAATGACGAGGTGATCACCCAGGCGCCGCTGGTGGCTTTGGCCGATGTGGCCGCCGGCGGGATATTCCGGCGCATGATGGACAATATACGCATGATAATGCATTGA